Genomic DNA from Blastopirellula sediminis:
TCTCCGGATGCGATCGAAGACCGACACCAACGTCCATCACCGGCTCATGATGCGCGAGTTCTCGCAACCGACCGGCGTGGTGGAAGAGTTGGTGGAGGAGTTTTTCCGGCCGCATCACAAGCTGCTGGTAGAGATCATGCAGGAGATCGTCGGGCCGAATGTGCCGGAATATCGACTGCATCAGTTGGCGTTCAGCATGATCGGCCAATGTTTGTTTTACCGGTTCAACCAGCCGGTCCTGCAGATGCTCATCCCCCCACAGATGCTGGATGAGCATTTTGGCACGGAAGAATTGGCGGAATATATCTACCGATTTGGCCTCACCGCGCTACAACATGGCGAGTGGGGCCCGCCGCTTGAGAGTCAGGCACTGGCGTCCGACTCGGCGGAAACAAGCGTAAAGGGAAATCTCTGAGATGAGTGAACAATCGAGTTCGCCGGCATCCACGATCACGCGAGTCATCACGCCGCTAGCCATCATCGCCGCGGCGGTGGGAATCATTTTCGCGGTTGTGATGATGCGCCAACCGCCGAAAAAGCAGGAGGTGGAACGGCCCCTGCTGATGGTGACGACCTCTCCGATCATCAAAAGCGAGGAAGGTTTGAACTTCCACGTCGACGGCGTCGTCGTTCCCTATCGTGAGATCAATCTGTCGTCCGAGGTCGCCGGACGCATTACGTTTCGGGACGACTCGCTCCGGGCCGGCGCCTATGTCGCCAAGGGACAACCGCTATTGGAAATCGATCCGCGCAAATATGCGTTGGAAGTCGAGCGGCTGACGAAAGAAGTCGAACAGGCCGACGTCGCGATTCGCGAAACGGACGTCGAAATCGAAAACACGCAAGAGCTGATCGTCCTCTCAAAGCAGAACGTCGATCTGCAAAAGAAGCAGGTCCAGCGGATGGAGCAGTTGCTTGCTCGCAATGCGACCACGCCGTCGCAGGTCGAAGACGAACAGCAGGCGATGATCACCGCCCAAAATCAATTGCTGCAACTGGAAAACCAGGTCCGCAGCATGTCGACGCGCAAGCAAGGTCTGGAACGCGCCAAAGAATTGGCTCAGGCTCGGCTGGAGCAAGCGAAGCTCGACTTTGAGCATACGAAAGTCGTCTCGCCGGTCAACGGCGTGATTATTAGCGACAACGTCGAACAAGATTCGTATGTGCCGGTCGGTTCCGCGCTCTACACGATCGAAGACACCAGCGCCGCCGAAGTTCGCTGCAGCCTGCGAATGGACGAACTGTCGTGGCTCTGGCGCAAGCAGATCGGCAAAACGGTCGATCCTCTTTCCGCTCGCGGTTCGGAAGACTATCGGCTTCCGCAAGCGCCGGTCACCATTTCGTACGAACTAGGCGGGCGTCACTATCAATGGGAAGGGGTATTGTCCCGCTTCGACGGACTTGGACTTGATGAGCGGACGCGTACCGCTCCGGTTTTGATTCGCGTTTCCAACCCCGATCAAGTCCGGCTTGATGGCCAACTGGTAAAGGCCCGCGGTCCGTCGGCGCTGCTACGAGGGATGTTCGTCGACGTCAAAGTCAAAGTTCAGCCTGACATGCCGATTTGGCGCGTGCCGGAGTCGGCCCTCTCCCTCTACTCGGCCCAGGCGCTGAAAGAGTCGATGTCGGAAGAGCAGATGGCGAAGGTGAGCGGCCACACTGACGAGTCCCGTCCGCAGTTTGTGTTGTGGCTGGTGCGGGACGGCAAGTTGGCGATCGAGCATGTCGAAGTGCTCGTGATTCAAGAAGACTACGCGCTCATCAACGGCGAAAACGCTGATCTTCGCGAAGATGATCAGATCGTGATTACGCCGATGGGATATCCCCGAGTCGGTCTCCCGGTGAAAGTGGAAGGCTAAGCTATATGCGTGATTTAGTCCGCTGGGCGATTCGCAATACGCCCGCGATGAATATGATCATGATCAGCGTGATCGCGGTCGGCGTTCTCAGCTTCGTCATGCTGCGGCGCGAGACCTTCCCCGAGTTTGAGCTCGAGATCGTGTTGGTCCGCGTGCCGTATCCTGGCGCCAGCCCGGAAGAAGTCGAGAGCGGCATCTGCGAAAAGATCGAAGAAGCGGTCAAAGATACCGTCGGCATCAAGAAGATGACCTCGGTGGCGACCAACGACTACGGCGCGGTGATTCTCGAACTGAACGCCGACGTCGACGCCCAGCGGGTACTGAACGAAATCCGCGGCGATGTCGAACGGATTCCCAGCTTTCCGCTGTTGGCCGAAGATCCCGAAGTGCAGCAGATCACGCTGCGCGAATCGGCGATCACGGTCGGCGTTCTCGGGCCGGAGTCAGATCATCCCAGCGCCGAGATGGAATGGCGACTGCGCGACTTGGCCGAAGAGGTGCGCGTCGAATTGCTGGCGCTGCCGAACGTCTCCCAGGCCGAAATCTCCGGCGCCAAAAGCTACCAGATTGATATCGAAATCGCGGAAGCGACGCTCCGTCGCTATGGCCTGACGCTGAAGAAGGTGTCGGAGATCGTCCGTGACGAAAACTTGGAAATGCCCGGCGGTTTGATCCGAACCGCTTCGCAGGAAGTGCTGGTCCGCGGTGAAAACAAACGGGATATCGGCCGCGAAATCGCCAAGCTGCCGCTGATCAAGACTCCGGATGGCGTCGTGCTGGCGGTTGGCGATCTCGGAACGGTTCGCGACGACTTTGACGACGTCACCTCGTTCCAGCGCGTCGACGGTCGCCCGACGATCGCGATTTCGGTCAATCGCACGTCGAAGGAAGACTTGCTCGTCATCACGGATGAAGTGAAGAAGTTCGTTAAAGAGCATGCCGACGTCATTCCGGAAGGCTATAGCCTGGTTACCTGGGGAGATCAGTCGGAAGAAGTTCGCGATCGTCTGAACACGCTGACCTCCAACGGCTGGCAAGGGCTGATCCTGGTGCTGGTCATCCTGGCCCTCTTCATGAATACGCGGCTCGCGTTCTGGGTCTCGATGGGGATCCCGATCTCGATGCTCGGCGCTTGTGCGATCCTGCTTTACTTCGGGCAGACGCTCAACATGCTGACGATGTTCTCCTTCCTGATGGCGCTCGGTATCGTGGTCGACGATGCGATCGTGATCGGCGAGAACATCTACGCGCACCGCGAGATGGGAAAGAGCTTCCATCGGGCGGCGGTCGACGGAACGGCGGAAGTGTTGCCCTCGGTGGCGATGTCAATCGCGACCACCATTCTCGCTTTCATCCCGATGTTCTTCGTCGCCGGCGTGATGGGGAAATTCATGGCGGTGATGCCGCTGGCAATGATCGCGATTCTGGTGATCTCGCTGCTGGAAGCGGCCTTCATTTTGCCGTGTCACTTGGCGCACGATGACGACTCAGAAGACCTGGTCAACAACCTGATTGACTTCTTCGCCTATCCGTTCCGCCCGCTTGGTAAAGCGTTCAACAAAGTGGGGGATTGGACCTCGGCGCGGCTCGATTGGTTTATTGAGCACGTTTATCAGCCGGGGCTCCGGTTCTCGCTGGGCAATCCGGTGACCGTCGTCACACTGGCGATCGCGATTTTGGCGGTTTCGATCTCGGTGGTGTACGCCGGCTTCGTTCCGCTCAACCTGATGCCGTCGCTCGACAGCAAAACGATCGTCTGCAACGTCGCTTTTCCGGATGGAACGCCGGCGATGATGGCGGACGAAGCGACCAAAAAGATCGAAGCGGCGATTCGGCAAGTCAACGCGAATCACGAAGCGGAAGGAGAGACCGTCGTCCAGTTGATCCGCCGCAACGTCGGCTTCGCTCAGCTCCGGCAAGGGCCCGGGCAGACGACCGACGCGTTTGGCAGTCACTTGGGCGCCGTGGTCGTGCGGCTCACTTCGCCCGGTTCGCGGACGGTCAGCAGCTCGCAGATCGTCGACGAATGGCGCGACGCGACCGGGCCGATCGTCGGTTCCGATTCGCTCGTCTTCGACTCGCAGGAAATTGGCCCCGGCGGCAAGCAGATCGAATTCAAGCTGCTGACCAATCCGGACAACATGGCCCGACTGGAAGCGGCGGTCGAAGACGTGAAGACCGAATTGGCCAAGTCGGCCGGCGTTTACGACATCGAGGACGACTCTTCGCCTGGCAAGATGGAGCTGCGTCTCCGCTTGAAGGATAGCGCCAAAGCGATGAACGTTAGCGAACGGGACCTGGCCGAAACGATTCGGGCCACCTACTACGGCGACGAAGTGATGCGTCTGCAACGTGGACGGCACGAAGTGAAATTGATGGTTCGCTACCCGCGTGAAGATCGCCGCTCGCTGGCCGAGTTCGATCAGATCCGGGTCCGCACCGGCGACGGATCGGAACGCCCGATTACCGAGCTGGCTCATGTCGAAATCGTTCGTCCGTTGAGCGAAATCAATCGCTTGGATCAAAAACGCTCGATTACGGTCTCGGCGAACGTGAACCAGCGAGTCGCCAACTCCAACGCGATCATTGAAAACCTGAAGGATGAGTACGTTCCGGAGTTGATGAAAAAGTACCCCGGCGTCACGATTCGCTGGGAAGGTCAGAAGGAACAGCAGCGGGAATCGCTCGGCAGTCTGTTCATCGGCTCGGCCGTCGCCATGATGGCGATGTACGTGCTGCTGACGATCGAGTTCAACTCCTACTTCCAGCCGCTGATCGTGATGATCGCGATTCCGTTCGGTTTGATCGGGGCCGTCGGTGGTCACCTGTTGCTGGGGCTCGAGCTCACGCTCTTCAGCTTCTTCGGCTTGGTGGCGTTATGCGGGGTGGTGGTGAACGACTCGATCGTGCTGGTCGACTTTATCAACCATCGGCTCCGAGATGGTCTGCCGCTCTACGATGCGCTGATCGACACTGGTCGCCGCCGTTTCCGCCCGGTGTTGTTGACCTCGATCACGACGATCGCCGGTTTGACGCCGCTGTTGTTCGAGACCTCGCTGCAAGCCCAGGTTTTGATCCCGATGGCGGTCAGCCTCTGCTTCGGCCTGATGGCGTCGACCTTTCTGGTTCTGTACCTGGTCCCGGTTCTCTATCTGATCTACGCCTGCCTCGGCGGTCAGAAGCTGCATCACGATGAGGGTGACGAACTGGACGATCTGCCGCCGGTAAAGCGTGAAGAGTTAGTGCCGGTCGAGGTGAGCTAAGACTTGACGTCGGCAACTGCGGCAAGAAAACAAAAAAGGCGACCCGAATTGGGCCGCCTTTTTTCTTAGTGCCGAAGAGAGGACTCGAACCTCCACGGGGTTTACCCCCACTAGGACCTGAACCTAGCGCGTCTGCCAGTTCCGCCACTTCGGCAGCTTGTTGTGGCTCTCAGGCTGGCGCCTGAGTCGACCGCAATTCGCTTTACTTGGCTCCGGAGAGCCGTTGGCAAGAGGTGAATTATAATCGACGATCGTTTCGCGAAAAGGACCCCTCCCAAGAGAATCGGGTTCGCGGGGCAACTTCCGCTAGCGGCGGCGAAAATAGGCCGATTTTGCGGGCGAACCTTGACTTTGCGGGTCGCCACCTCCTAGTAGGTCGGCACCGACTTGTCGATTTCGACGCTCCACTGGGTGATTCCGCCGGTCATATTTTGGGCCTGGGGAAACCCGTTTTGCCGCAACCAGTGGGTGACTCGCAGGCTACGCCCACCCAGGTGACAATGGACGACCAGCGGTGTTTCGCGGAACGGCTCCAGCTCGGAAATCCGCTCCGGCAGCTCGTTCATCGGAATCAGGACGGCGCCCTCGATCTTGGCGAAGTCGTATTCGTTCTGCTGACGGCAATCGAGCAGCAGAAACTTGTCGCCGGAATCGAGCAGATTTTTCACTTCTCGCACAGATATTTCGATCGGGGCGTCGGACATCGGACGATGAGCTCCTAGGATTTCCCTCAAAAATAGACACACCGATCGTAGTCGGATCGGCCAAGGTCCGTCCAGACCTGCCCTGGACTTGATAAAATTAGCACGACATGAACGTACCCTCGCCCGATCACGCACGCGATTTCTCGCTTGAAGTCGTCCGTACGCTGAAACACCATGGCCACCAGGCGCTGTGGGCCGGAGGGTGCGTGCGCGACATGTTGCTGGGACGCACGCCGAAAGACTTTGACGTTGCGACCGATGCGCCTCCCGAACGGGTGCGAGAGATCTTCGGTGAGAAGCGAACCTTGGCGATCGGCGCCTCGTTTGGCGTGATCACCGTTCAGGGAGGAAAACGCCGCGGCCAGATTGAAGTGGCGACCTTCCGCGAAGATCTCGGTTACAGCGATGGACGTCGTCCCGACCAGGTCCGCTTTACCTCGGCCGCGGAAGACGCCAAGCGGCGCGACTTTACCATCAACGGCATCTTCTACGATCCCGACGCCGAAGTGATCTACGACTACGTCGGCGGTCAGGTCGACCTGCGAGAACGTCTGGTCCGCGCGATCGGCGACCCGAACGAACGCTTCGCCGAAGACAAGTTGCGGATGTTGCGGGCGATTCGTTTCTCGTCGACGTTTCAGTTCGATCTCGAGATGAACACGCTGCTGGCGATCCAACGACACGCACGGAACATCGCCGTGGTCAGCGCCGAGCGAATCGCCGTTGAGATGCGGAAGATGATTTGTTCGTCGCGGCGGGTCGACGCGGTATTGCTCCTGCGCGATTCGTGGCTATTTCAGGTCGTTCTGCCGGAGATCATCCCGATCATTGATCATGCGCCGCGCTGGACCGAAACCTTGCGGTCGCTGCACTACCTGCCGGGACATGATTTCGCGACCGGGCTGGCGGCGCTATTGCGCTACGCCGCCGCTCGCGACTTGGAAACCGTCGATCCGCGCAAACCGGTTCCGATGCTTGTCGAGATTTGCCTGCGGTGGAAACTGACCAACGACGAAACGAAAGATCTGCAGTGGCTGTTGCGCCACGTCGACTTGCTGCGAGTCGCGAAAGATCTGCCGTGGCCGCGACTGCAACGCTTGCTGATCGATCCGCGGATTGAAAAGCTGGTGAACTTGGCGACAGCGATCACCGTGGCGCGATCGGAGTCGATGGAACATCTGGAGTTCGTCCGCGAGCGACTGCAATGGTCGGCTGAACGACTCAATCCGCAACCGGTTGCGACCGGGGACGATTTGATCCGGTCCGGGCTGAAACCGGGGCCCCACTTCCAAGGACTCTTGGAAGCGATTCGTGATGCGCAGCTGGTCGGCCAAATCGGGACGCTCGACGAAGCGCTCGAGATGGCCCGCAATTGGCGACCGGCGTAGGTGGCCAATTTTCCCGAAGCGACTATCATAGCGACGTCGACAGACACGTTTTCGTTTATCCGCACCCGAGGCGACCCCATGACTTTTGCGATCGATCTGCTGCTGCGTTGGGCCCACATCGTTCCGGCGACCATTATGGTGGGTGGAGCGGTTTACGCTCGATATGCGCTGGCGCCGTCGACCGATCCGCTGGCCGACGAGCAAAAAGAATTGTTGAAAGCCGGCGTTCGCGCTCGTTGGATGAAGTGGGTGATGATCTGTGCGTTTCTGCTGCTGGTCAGCGGGATCATCAACGTGGTGCTGATCGCGACGGAGTATGACTTTCCGCAGAAGTACTACCATCCGGTCGTCGGCGTCAAAATGTTGGCGGCAATGGTCGTCTTCTACATCGCCAGCATGCTGACCGGGCGAAGCGAAAACGCAGCCCGATTCCGCGAGAAAGAGCGGTTCTGGTTGTCGCTGAACGCCGGATTGGCGATCTCGATCGTTTTGATGGGGGGCGCATTAAAAATCGCCGAACGCGTGCCCAAAGGCGAAGCGGAGGCGGCGCAACCGGAACAATCGGACGCACCTTCCCCCTCTGCAGTGGAAAATGGTTCGTAGCGGACGCCGGTTTGATTAAGGTGGGGTTTGCGCCGCTGCAGGGAGGCTGGCTCATTGTACTGGCCAATTCCCTCCCTCCGCTTAGCGCTTCGCCATGAACCCACCGCATGACGCTATCACGATTTTGAAGCAGGCCCGCGACGAACTGATCGCGCGGCTGCGACGACGAATCGTCGAAAACGAAGAAGAGATCCTGTCGGACGCTCGGGGCGAATCTTTTTTGAGCGATATCGAAACGATCTACGATCAGATCGCTTCCCGGCTGGTTCATGTGAACCAGATGATCTCCAGCTTGCCGCCCGACGTCCCGAGTTTCGAGACAGACGAAGCGTACGCGATCGACGAGCCGGTTGTTGCGGCGGCGGAAGCGACCTATTCGTTCGAGGCGACTCCGATCACGCATCAAAACGAGTCCTCGCCGCAGCTCTTGAGCTTGCCGGCGCCGGAGACGCCGGCCAACTTTCAACACTTCATGCAGTCGATCCAGGCCGGCGACGTATCGCAGGCCGGTCGCATTTTAGCCGAACTGCTGCAAGTTGAACCGCAACGGGGCGAACAATGTGCGAGCGTCTTCTTGCAGCGTTATCTGGAAGACGCCGAGATCGTCACCAAAGCGATGCAAATTCGCAAAGAGCTGATGTTGAGCAACTTCAACAATGCGATCATGCTCCTCTATGAATGCTTCGGGTTGCAAGGGATGGAGTCGATCGCCGCGATGCAGGCGCTGCGAGCGATGCTCTAGCGGCGACTCTCCCGTCGAGCGGCCGATGCCGTTACACTAAGTGGTAGAAATCCTCTTCTCGCACGCCCTGGACGCAACGATGGATAAAAAGGCGAAGAAACGAATCGAAGTTCTGAATAAGAAGATTCAGAAGCTGACGCAGCAACTGGCCGGTTCGAAAGAACAGGCGGACGATGCGAGCGAAACGGCCAAATTTGAACAAGAGCTTGCGGCCGCGAAGGCGGAAATCGAGAAGCTGAAGGCGAGCTAGTCGCCCAAGAAATAGAAGAAGGTGCTCGTTCGGAATGAACGAGCACCTTTTTTCTTATGATTAACTAGCGTTTCAGCGGGCCGGGAGCTTCGCTGACGCGAGGTTGTCCCGAGATCCCGTGGTAGACGCCGACTTCGTCGTAGCCGTCGCCGTCCCAGTCGCCGACCGTCGGCAGGTCGCCTGCTTCGCCGAGCATGAAGACCTTATCGGTGTCGTCCAGATGACGATTGTTGTCGTGGTCGAGGGTCCACTGGCCGTCGTGGAAGATACCGAGTTCGTCGATGCCGTCGCCGTTCCAGTCGCCAACCACCGGCACGTCGCCCGCTTTGCCGTATTTGACGCGCGAGTCGACTTCGTCGTCCCAGCGACCGTTACCGTCTTCGTCCAGGCGCCATTCGCCATCTTGGAAGACGCCGATCGTCTGGATGCCGTCGCCGTCCCAGTCGCCGACCACCGGGTAGTTTCCTGCGGTGCCGAAGTGGAAGACGTGGTCGATCAGGTCGGAACGAACCTTACCGGTCGAGGTCAGCTTCATGACGCGGCTGCCGAGCGTCGCTTCATCCGGTTTCGGCGGCAGGTTCTTCGAGATGCCGGTCGAGACGTTGTTCGGCACCGGCAAACCAGGATCGCTGGCCACAGCCCGGGGATCGCCCGGCCAGGCCTTACCATAGATGCCGATGTCGTCCTTACCGTCGCCGTCCCAGTCGCCGACCACCGGCAAGTCGCCGTCATAGCCGAGCTTGGCCCACAGGTCTTCTTCGTCCCAGACGCCGTTGCCGTTGACGTCGATGTACCAGTGACCTTTGTAGTAAATGCCGAAATCGGTTACGCCGTCGCCGTTGAAGTCGCCTGACACCGGATGAGCGCCCGGCATGCCGAACAGCTTAATGAGGATCTCTTCCTCATCGTTATCGCCGGCCGAAGCCAATTGCAACTTCCATTCGGCCTGTAGGAATTCGTTTCCTTCCCACGGCAGAATCGAGTCGTTGGCCGCGGTGAACCAGACGTTCGGTTCAATGAACGCGATCTGATCCTTGCTACGCGGCAGACCGGCGTTCACGACGCTCAAGTGCCAGGTCACGCCCGTCGCCCCGCCGCTGTACCCCTGCAGCAGCGGCTGCACGATGAAGAGCGCCGCCGGCGGAATCAGCTCGGCCGGAGGCGGAGCGACCGGGATCACCAGCGGATCGAGCGTACCGGCCGGAACCGGAGGCACCGGCGGCAGTACCGGCGGATTGCCCTGCGCTTTCAATTCGCTGAAGTTGTTCTCTTGCGAGTGGGCGCCGACCGGCAGATCGATCAGCGCGATCATGTCGTTCAGCGGATCGACCAGCAGCGTACCGACGCTGACGCCGTTTCCTTGGTTGAACGCGACGCCTGCCGTGGTACCGGCGTTGTCGTTACCGTCGCCGTAGCCGTCCGGATGGACTTCAAACACGGCGTAGAAGCCGGCCTGCAGCCCGACGAACTGGTAGTAGCCGTCCGCGTCGGTAACGACGCGAACCGGGCCGCTGCCGTAGGTTCCGCCGAGAATTCGCGGATCGTTCCCCATGATCGGCAAACCGGTAATGCCGTCCCGCAGTTCGAGCGTGACCCCGCCAATCGGCGTATCGTCCGACGTGCGGGTACCGTCCCGCTGCGACAACGCGTCAGCCGGCAAGTTGCCGTCGGTGGTCGTGAACGTGGCGCCGTCTTGGTAGACGTAACCCGAAATCGTCGCCGGCGGCAGTTCGCAGAAGTTGTGATTGTCGAGATCGAGACCCGACGTGATGTTGATGCGCGAGATCGTATCTTGCACCGAGTCGTCGGCCAGACCGTTCAAGTCCATCTGGTGACCCTGGAAGTAACCGGCCGGTTGAGTTTCAACCACGGTGTACAAGCCAGGGAGCAGGTTGTTGAACAGGTAGTGACCGTTGGCGTCGGTTTTCGTCGTGGCGATGACGTTCCCCGCGGCGTCCAACAGTTTGATGGTGACGCCGGAAATCGGCTTTTCGTTTGCGTCGAACAAGCAATCGTCGTCGGTATCGGACCAGACGTAGCCGCCGATGCTGCCCGGCTTCACTTCGCCAAACTTGTAGTTGATGCCTTCGTCGCCCCAGAGGAGCGTGACCTCTTTGATCTCGTCGCCGGGATTAGTGGCGGTACCGATCGTCACGCCGCCAACCGTACCCGCGGCGTCTTTGCCGTCGAGGTAGCCGGTCGGTTGTTTTTCGACGATGCGGTAGGTGTCGGCTCGCAGGCCGGTGAACATGTACGAACCGTCGGCCGCGGTCGTTTGCGTGCCGATCAGGGCGCCGGTGCTGTCGTACAAGTAGACGATCGCGCCGGCGATTCCTTCTTCGCCCGCGTCCATCACGCCGTCGTTGTTACGATCGTGATAGACGAAGCCGCCGATCTTAGCGGGCTCATGTTCGCAGAAGTCGTAATTGATGCCGTGATCGCCGGAGCGAATGATGATCGACGAGAGGGTGTCGTTGGCCGAATTCTGGCCGACAGCTACGCCGCCGATTGTGCCCACGTGATCGCCGCCGTCAATCAAGCCGGCCGGCGTGATTTCGACGACGGTGTAGGTGCCCGGAAGCAACCCGTCGAAGGTGTAGTCGCCATTGGCGTCGGTGGTCGTTTCCGCGATCAGGTTCCCCGCCGCGTCGTACAACTTCACGATGGCGCCTTCGATCGGCGAGTTGTACGCTTCTTCGCTATCGCAGTCGCCGTACTTATCGGTCAGGTGCACACGACCGGAAATCGAGCCCGGCAGGATTTCGCCGAAGTTGTAGTTAATACCGGTGTCGCCGCTGACCAGGCTGATCGAGTTGATCTGATCGCCCGGATTGACCGCGCTACCTCGAGTCGAACCGCCGACCGTACCGGCCGCGTCTTTACCGTCGGTGTAGAGAACCGGTTGGGTTTCGACGATGCGATAGGTTCCCGGCGGCAAGCCGACCACTTCGTAGTAGCCGTCATTGTCGGTGGTGACCGAGAAAATCTGATTGGTGACCGAGTTGATCACCTGGACGGTGACGCCGCTGATACCGGCTTCGCCCGTTTCCTTCACGCCGTCGTTGTCGAGGTCGTGATAAACGTAACCGCTGATGCTGACCGGCTTGATTTCGCCAAAGTTGTAGTTGATACCGTCATCGCCCCACTTCAGCTCGATCGCTGAGATCTTGTCGCCCGGGTTGGTCGCGGCGCCAACGATCGTGCCGCCGATGGTACCTGCAGCGTCGAGGCCGTCGAGGTAGTTGGTCGGCTGCGTTTCGACGATCTGGTAGTTGCCGGCGCTCAGTCCAGTGAATTTGTACGAGCCGTCGGCGGCCGTCGTGGTCGTGCCGACCTGAACGCCGTTGCTGTCGAGCAGGATCACGGTCACGCCGGCGATCCCTTCTTCGCCCGATTCTTTCACGCCGTCATTGTCGCGGTCGTGATAGACGTAACCGGCGATCGTCGCCGCTTCATGTTCGCAGAAGTCGTAGTTGACGCCATCGTCGCCCGAGAGCAGGACGATGCTCGAGAGCAAGTCGTTCGATGAGTTGGCGCCGTTCGTCGTGCCATTGACGGTCCCGACATGGTCGCCGCCATCAATCAGGCCGACCGGCGTGTATTCGCGAACCGAATAGGTGCCCGGCAACAGATTTCCGAACGAATATTGGCCGTTGGCGTCGGTCGTCGTCGTGGCGATCACGTTGCCGCCGGCGTCCAACAGTTCGATCTTCACTCCTTCGATCGGCGGCGTGATGATCGTGACGCCGTCGTAGCAGTTGCCGTCGCGATCGGTCAGGTGAACCGAACCGCTGATCGACGCCGGTTTGATTTCGCCGAAGTTGTAGTTGATGCCCGATTGGCCGCCGAGAAGCAGGATGTTCAGGATCTGGTCGCCTGGGTTCACCGCGGCGCCGACCAGCGAGCCGTTGACCGTACCGGCGGCGTCAATGCCGTCGATGTACGTAGCGGGCTGAACTTCCGTCACCGTGTACATGCCCGGCGGAAGATTCTTCGCTTCGTAGTAGCCGACGGAGTTGGTCGTCACGTTGTAGGTGCGGGTAACGCCGTCGACATCGATGCCGGTGATGGTCAAGGTCACGCCGGCGATTCCTTCCTCGCCGGTTTCCTTAACGCCGTCATTGTCGCGGTCGTGGTAGACGTAGCCGCTGAGTTGGGCCGGCAGCGCTTCGGCGAAATCGTAGTGAATCGCGGAGGTTCCGCCGTTCACGATCGTGATTTCGGTCAGGATGTCCTTGTCGCCGGCGACGATCGAGCCAATGCTGGTTCCCGAAACGGTACCCGGGATTGCGCCGACGCTGAAGTAACCGGACGGCTGCGTTTCGCGGACCTGGTAGGTGCCGGGCTGCAGATTCAAGTTAACGCCGAACTCGTAATCGCCTTGGGCGTTGGTGGTGGTCGTGTAGCCGGTGTTGACGTAGACGCCGTTGACCTTCATCCAGAGCGTCAGCGAAACGCCCGACAGACCGACTTCGCCCGCTTCTTGCGTCAGGCTGAGGTTGACGTCGTGATAGACGCGGCCCGAGATGGTGACCGGCAGCGGTTGTTGAACGGCGCTGCCGAAGGCGCCGTCGGTACGGTCGCGGTGCCCGGTCGCATTATCGGCCGGGAGATCCAAGCCCGACGC
This window encodes:
- a CDS encoding CerR family C-terminal domain-containing protein, whose protein sequence is MATDDPTSKILAAALEEFSEKGFRAATIRDICAKAGVNLAAVNYYFGDKKKLYSAVFKQAHLRAHDAYPLPNWGPDEPPENRLRDFIRVSLLRMRSKTDTNVHHRLMMREFSQPTGVVEELVEEFFRPHHKLLVEIMQEIVGPNVPEYRLHQLAFSMIGQCLFYRFNQPVLQMLIPPQMLDEHFGTEELAEYIYRFGLTALQHGEWGPPLESQALASDSAETSVKGNL
- a CDS encoding efflux RND transporter periplasmic adaptor subunit encodes the protein MSEQSSSPASTITRVITPLAIIAAAVGIIFAVVMMRQPPKKQEVERPLLMVTTSPIIKSEEGLNFHVDGVVVPYREINLSSEVAGRITFRDDSLRAGAYVAKGQPLLEIDPRKYALEVERLTKEVEQADVAIRETDVEIENTQELIVLSKQNVDLQKKQVQRMEQLLARNATTPSQVEDEQQAMITAQNQLLQLENQVRSMSTRKQGLERAKELAQARLEQAKLDFEHTKVVSPVNGVIISDNVEQDSYVPVGSALYTIEDTSAAEVRCSLRMDELSWLWRKQIGKTVDPLSARGSEDYRLPQAPVTISYELGGRHYQWEGVLSRFDGLGLDERTRTAPVLIRVSNPDQVRLDGQLVKARGPSALLRGMFVDVKVKVQPDMPIWRVPESALSLYSAQALKESMSEEQMAKVSGHTDESRPQFVLWLVRDGKLAIEHVEVLVIQEDYALINGENADLREDDQIVITPMGYPRVGLPVKVEG
- a CDS encoding efflux RND transporter permease subunit, whose protein sequence is MRDLVRWAIRNTPAMNMIMISVIAVGVLSFVMLRRETFPEFELEIVLVRVPYPGASPEEVESGICEKIEEAVKDTVGIKKMTSVATNDYGAVILELNADVDAQRVLNEIRGDVERIPSFPLLAEDPEVQQITLRESAITVGVLGPESDHPSAEMEWRLRDLAEEVRVELLALPNVSQAEISGAKSYQIDIEIAEATLRRYGLTLKKVSEIVRDENLEMPGGLIRTASQEVLVRGENKRDIGREIAKLPLIKTPDGVVLAVGDLGTVRDDFDDVTSFQRVDGRPTIAISVNRTSKEDLLVITDEVKKFVKEHADVIPEGYSLVTWGDQSEEVRDRLNTLTSNGWQGLILVLVILALFMNTRLAFWVSMGIPISMLGACAILLYFGQTLNMLTMFSFLMALGIVVDDAIVIGENIYAHREMGKSFHRAAVDGTAEVLPSVAMSIATTILAFIPMFFVAGVMGKFMAVMPLAMIAILVISLLEAAFILPCHLAHDDDSEDLVNNLIDFFAYPFRPLGKAFNKVGDWTSARLDWFIEHVYQPGLRFSLGNPVTVVTLAIAILAVSISVVYAGFVPLNLMPSLDSKTIVCNVAFPDGTPAMMADEATKKIEAAIRQVNANHEAEGETVVQLIRRNVGFAQLRQGPGQTTDAFGSHLGAVVVRLTSPGSRTVSSSQIVDEWRDATGPIVGSDSLVFDSQEIGPGGKQIEFKLLTNPDNMARLEAAVEDVKTELAKSAGVYDIEDDSSPGKMELRLRLKDSAKAMNVSERDLAETIRATYYGDEVMRLQRGRHEVKLMVRYPREDRRSLAEFDQIRVRTGDGSERPITELAHVEIVRPLSEINRLDQKRSITVSANVNQRVANSNAIIENLKDEYVPELMKKYPGVTIRWEGQKEQQRESLGSLFIGSAVAMMAMYVLLTIEFNSYFQPLIVMIAIPFGLIGAVGGHLLLGLELTLFSFFGLVALCGVVVNDSIVLVDFINHRLRDGLPLYDALIDTGRRRFRPVLLTSITTIAGLTPLLFETSLQAQVLIPMAVSLCFGLMASTFLVLYLVPVLYLIYACLGGQKLHHDEGDELDDLPPVKREELVPVEVS
- a CDS encoding rhodanese-like domain-containing protein codes for the protein MSDAPIEISVREVKNLLDSGDKFLLLDCRQQNEYDFAKIEGAVLIPMNELPERISELEPFRETPLVVHCHLGGRSLRVTHWLRQNGFPQAQNMTGGITQWSVEIDKSVPTY
- a CDS encoding CCA tRNA nucleotidyltransferase, with amino-acid sequence MNVPSPDHARDFSLEVVRTLKHHGHQALWAGGCVRDMLLGRTPKDFDVATDAPPERVREIFGEKRTLAIGASFGVITVQGGKRRGQIEVATFREDLGYSDGRRPDQVRFTSAAEDAKRRDFTINGIFYDPDAEVIYDYVGGQVDLRERLVRAIGDPNERFAEDKLRMLRAIRFSSTFQFDLEMNTLLAIQRHARNIAVVSAERIAVEMRKMICSSRRVDAVLLLRDSWLFQVVLPEIIPIIDHAPRWTETLRSLHYLPGHDFATGLAALLRYAAARDLETVDPRKPVPMLVEICLRWKLTNDETKDLQWLLRHVDLLRVAKDLPWPRLQRLLIDPRIEKLVNLATAITVARSESMEHLEFVRERLQWSAERLNPQPVATGDDLIRSGLKPGPHFQGLLEAIRDAQLVGQIGTLDEALEMARNWRPA